A portion of the Deltaproteobacteria bacterium HGW-Deltaproteobacteria-18 genome contains these proteins:
- a CDS encoding histidine kinase — translation MRKQYGALVVGAGIAGIRAALDLAVTGHKVALIDKRPSHGGILSQLDYQFPSDHCGMCRMLPLMSRDASSQFCLRKGMFHENIDLMLSTELASLEGEPGKFFVRLSRRSPLVDPHKCVSCGKCSEVCPVKVPSEFNAGLTQRSTVYLPVPHAIPNHYVLDLDNCIRCWKCHEVCPTGAIDLKFEERARFGILIADEDEQTRLEVRESLEHLKFPVFEAAGGQAALDLLESGAPINFMLVGLNLQGVDAQRVMARSQELSPGMPVAVLADAGQEKAGAEMVRRGARDLFMKPLSSKKFVPWLDKHYMRIMSDTSVELQVSAVILAGGFDCYNPEMDPNGGRDIWGYGHPAVLTAVEFERLLSGTGPTGGKLTRPGDGKPVQKIAWIQCVGSRDVGKNADYCSSVCCMFSMKEAMLAKKVTNGEVDATIFYMDMRTFGKGWDDYRLRAVEQGVHFVRNRPHSVLPAAEGGGVVLESLNDDGTRSSQEFDMVVLAVGARPPKGMDKFAATVGIETNDWGFCKTQPYAPERTSRVGVFAAGSFGEPRDISESVMQAGAASEAAARMIKIYDVLGPTPAPPEPEYPDVSREPVRTLVAMCTSCPTLGKAVNLDELARTVGRVHSVGTVLPVFQACTEAGWKQILETVRQKKPNRILIGACMPYAYIPRLKEMARTVGLNPALMDVVDVHTPTFNGRDAVDVAREIFSNMSMAVAKLQGVDPAPPDVLMDVSRSALVVGGGLAGLTASMAIADQGFGVCLVEAEEELGGMAMRLHTQLDGTDPRKYMEDLVAQVEKHPRIKVFKDARVVLSRGSAGRFRSAISGDSGIFPLEHGVTILATGGHEAKIYESGFCVHRTVMTHFGLEEKLATGALDVGSLGAVAMIQCWRSRKEGERNYCSRICCPEMLKNVLTMKERNPDLPIYVFYRDIMAQGFLETYYTQARKAGVIFIRYDLDHPPKVSFVEGKPVITALDPILGNEIKVHADILSLSSGVEPTDVDDLVEIFGVKTDRNGFFQEADSKWRPVDFLKQGVYMCGLAHSPRRMAETVASAKAAAQQSLRILSAGKVARETLVATVRPSLCSLCQACVAACPYGARTVDLENELILVDEMLCQGCGACAAVCPNSATVIKGFHDGPMMAVIDAALEQLA, via the coding sequence ATGAGGAAGCAATACGGCGCGTTGGTGGTGGGCGCAGGCATCGCCGGAATCCGGGCGGCCCTTGATCTGGCCGTGACCGGGCACAAGGTGGCCCTGATCGACAAACGCCCCAGTCATGGCGGCATCCTGAGTCAGCTGGATTACCAGTTTCCATCGGACCACTGCGGCATGTGCCGCATGCTTCCGCTCATGAGCCGGGATGCCTCCAGCCAGTTCTGTCTGCGCAAGGGCATGTTTCATGAAAACATAGATCTCATGCTCTCCACGGAGCTTGCGTCCCTGGAGGGAGAGCCCGGCAAGTTCTTCGTCAGGCTGAGCCGCCGCTCCCCGTTGGTCGATCCGCACAAGTGCGTCAGCTGCGGGAAATGTTCCGAAGTCTGTCCGGTCAAGGTCCCGAGCGAATTCAATGCCGGACTGACCCAGCGTTCAACTGTCTATCTGCCCGTGCCCCACGCCATTCCCAACCATTATGTCCTGGACCTGGACAACTGCATCCGCTGCTGGAAATGCCACGAAGTCTGCCCGACAGGGGCCATAGATCTCAAGTTCGAAGAGCGTGCGCGGTTCGGCATCCTGATCGCGGACGAGGACGAACAGACCCGCCTTGAGGTGCGGGAGAGCCTCGAACATCTGAAGTTTCCGGTCTTCGAGGCGGCTGGCGGCCAGGCGGCCCTGGATCTGCTCGAGTCCGGAGCGCCGATCAATTTCATGCTCGTGGGTCTCAACCTTCAGGGCGTGGACGCCCAGCGCGTCATGGCCCGTTCCCAGGAGCTCAGCCCCGGCATGCCCGTGGCCGTCCTTGCCGATGCCGGACAGGAAAAGGCGGGAGCCGAGATGGTGCGGCGCGGGGCGCGGGATCTCTTCATGAAGCCGCTCTCGTCCAAGAAGTTCGTGCCATGGCTGGACAAGCACTACATGCGCATCATGTCCGACACCTCCGTGGAATTGCAGGTCAGCGCAGTGATCCTGGCCGGAGGCTTCGACTGCTACAATCCCGAAATGGACCCGAATGGCGGGCGCGATATCTGGGGATACGGCCATCCGGCCGTGCTCACCGCCGTGGAGTTCGAGCGCCTGCTGAGCGGCACCGGACCCACGGGCGGCAAGTTGACGCGGCCGGGCGACGGCAAGCCGGTGCAAAAGATCGCCTGGATTCAGTGCGTGGGCTCGCGCGATGTGGGCAAGAACGCCGACTACTGCTCCTCGGTCTGCTGCATGTTCTCCATGAAGGAGGCCATGCTGGCCAAGAAGGTCACCAATGGGGAGGTTGATGCCACCATTTTTTACATGGACATGCGCACCTTCGGCAAAGGCTGGGACGATTACCGTCTGCGGGCAGTGGAGCAGGGCGTGCATTTCGTGCGCAACCGGCCGCACTCCGTACTGCCTGCCGCCGAGGGCGGCGGGGTGGTGCTTGAATCGTTGAACGACGACGGCACGCGCAGTTCGCAGGAGTTCGACATGGTCGTCCTGGCCGTGGGCGCGAGGCCCCCGAAGGGCATGGACAAGTTTGCCGCCACGGTGGGCATCGAGACCAACGATTGGGGCTTTTGCAAGACCCAGCCCTACGCTCCGGAGCGGACCAGCCGGGTCGGCGTGTTCGCAGCCGGTTCGTTTGGCGAGCCGCGGGACATCTCCGAGTCCGTCATGCAGGCAGGAGCGGCATCCGAAGCCGCCGCGCGCATGATCAAGATCTACGACGTCCTGGGGCCGACTCCCGCGCCGCCCGAACCCGAATATCCCGATGTTTCCCGTGAGCCGGTCCGCACCCTGGTGGCCATGTGCACCTCCTGCCCGACCCTGGGCAAGGCGGTGAACCTGGACGAGCTGGCCCGCACCGTGGGCCGGGTCCATTCGGTCGGCACCGTGCTGCCCGTGTTCCAGGCCTGTACCGAAGCCGGCTGGAAACAGATCCTTGAGACAGTCAGGCAGAAGAAGCCCAACCGCATCCTCATAGGGGCCTGCATGCCCTACGCCTACATTCCGCGCTTGAAAGAGATGGCCCGCACCGTGGGGCTCAATCCGGCGCTCATGGATGTGGTCGACGTGCACACCCCGACCTTCAACGGGCGTGACGCCGTGGACGTGGCACGCGAGATATTCTCGAACATGTCCATGGCCGTGGCCAAGCTGCAGGGTGTCGATCCGGCGCCCCCGGACGTGCTCATGGACGTGTCGCGCTCGGCACTGGTGGTGGGCGGAGGTCTGGCCGGCCTGACCGCGTCCATGGCCATCGCCGACCAGGGTTTTGGTGTCTGTCTGGTGGAGGCCGAAGAGGAACTCGGCGGCATGGCCATGCGCCTGCACACCCAGCTCGATGGCACGGACCCGCGCAAATACATGGAGGATCTCGTCGCCCAGGTGGAAAAGCATCCGCGCATCAAAGTCTTCAAGGATGCGCGCGTGGTCCTGTCCCGGGGCAGCGCCGGGCGCTTCCGCTCCGCCATAAGCGGCGACAGCGGCATCTTCCCGCTGGAACACGGCGTGACCATTCTGGCCACCGGCGGGCATGAGGCCAAGATCTACGAGAGCGGATTCTGCGTGCACAGGACCGTCATGACCCATTTCGGCCTTGAGGAGAAACTGGCCACGGGCGCGCTCGACGTGGGCAGCCTTGGCGCGGTGGCCATGATCCAGTGCTGGCGGTCCCGCAAGGAAGGCGAGCGCAACTACTGCAGCCGCATCTGCTGCCCGGAGATGCTCAAGAACGTGCTGACCATGAAGGAGCGCAATCCTGACCTGCCCATCTACGTCTTTTACCGCGACATCATGGCCCAGGGCTTTCTTGAGACCTATTACACCCAGGCCCGCAAGGCAGGCGTGATCTTCATCCGCTACGATCTCGACCATCCGCCCAAGGTGTCCTTTGTCGAGGGCAAGCCCGTTATCACCGCCCTGGACCCGATTCTCGGCAATGAAATAAAGGTGCATGCGGACATACTGTCCCTGTCGAGCGGGGTTGAACCAACCGATGTGGATGATCTGGTGGAGATCTTCGGGGTCAAGACCGACCGCAACGGATTCTTCCAGGAGGCCGACAGCAAGTGGCGGCCCGTGGATTTCCTGAAGCAGGGAGTCTACATGTGCGGGCTGGCCCATTCGCCCCGACGCATGGCCGAGACCGTGGCTTCGGCCAAGGCGGCGGCCCAGCAGTCACTACGCATCCTCTCAGCGGGCAAGGTGGCCCGGGAGACCCTGGTGGCAACGGTGCGGCCGTCCCTGTGCTCTCTCTGCCAGGCTTGCGTGGCGGCCTGCCCCTACGGGGCGCGCACCGTGGATCTGGAGAACGAGCTCATCCTGGTCGACGAGATGCTCTGTCAGGGCTGCGGAGCTTGCGCGGCGGTCTGTCCCAACAGCGCGACGGTGATCAAGGGCTTTCATGACGGACCGATGATGGCGGTCATTGACGCCGCCCTGGAACAATTGGCCTAG
- a CDS encoding formate dehydrogenase, with translation MATTVRIEVGEHGPVQALQDFFRKLLADESLSGIMVPVHLFGGGMPMPTLVTDPAQLDRADPLAPAFPMSSAKLVSRLSKGSAGERFAVVMRPCEIRAFMELVKLNQGSLEEVVLIGMDCPGAYDNMHYRDFLGEREPMAASADFHRALAEGRKPASAELASACRICEHPAPQGTDMIVGLFGGDISSGIRIMAASPRGEALLGAMGLPAQDPDEKREAAVAALVSEREVARDVMFKNVAERTSTLEKLAQYLGSCVNCYNCRVACPVCYCKECVYNTDVFEHKPWQYLDWAKRKGSLKLPTDTVFYHLTRMAHMSTACVGCGQCSNACPNGVEVVELFRTVAARTQMSFDYQPGLSLDQAPPLTVFREDEYQDTVSHLA, from the coding sequence ATGGCCACCACTGTACGGATTGAAGTAGGCGAACACGGCCCGGTGCAGGCCCTGCAGGATTTTTTCAGGAAATTGCTGGCGGACGAATCCCTGTCCGGCATCATGGTCCCGGTCCATCTCTTCGGCGGCGGCATGCCCATGCCGACCCTGGTCACCGACCCGGCCCAGCTGGACCGGGCCGATCCGCTGGCTCCGGCTTTTCCCATGAGCAGCGCGAAGCTCGTCTCAAGGCTCAGCAAGGGGTCGGCAGGAGAACGCTTCGCCGTGGTCATGCGTCCCTGCGAGATCCGGGCCTTCATGGAACTGGTCAAGCTCAACCAGGGCTCCCTGGAAGAGGTCGTCCTCATCGGCATGGATTGTCCGGGGGCTTACGACAACATGCATTATCGCGATTTTCTCGGCGAACGCGAGCCCATGGCCGCCAGCGCCGATTTCCACAGGGCGCTGGCCGAGGGGAGAAAGCCCGCTTCCGCCGAGCTGGCCAGCGCCTGCCGGATCTGCGAGCATCCCGCGCCGCAAGGCACGGACATGATTGTGGGCCTTTTCGGAGGCGATATTTCATCAGGCATCCGGATCATGGCAGCCAGCCCTCGCGGCGAAGCCCTGCTCGGGGCCATGGGACTGCCGGCGCAGGACCCGGACGAAAAGCGCGAGGCAGCTGTCGCCGCCCTGGTCAGTGAACGCGAGGTCGCCCGTGACGTCATGTTCAAGAATGTGGCGGAGCGGACCTCGACCCTTGAGAAGCTGGCTCAGTACCTGGGCTCCTGCGTGAACTGCTACAACTGCCGGGTGGCCTGTCCGGTCTGTTACTGCAAGGAGTGCGTCTACAATACCGATGTCTTCGAGCACAAGCCCTGGCAGTACCTGGACTGGGCCAAGCGCAAGGGCAGCCTCAAGCTGCCTACGGACACCGTCTTCTACCATCTGACGCGCATGGCGCACATGAGCACGGCCTGCGTCGGCTGCGGCCAGTGCTCCAATGCCTGTCCAAACGGCGTGGAGGTCGTGGAGCTTTTCCGGACCGTGGCCGCCCGCACGCAGATGAGTTTCGACTATCAGCCTGGACTCAGTCTGGACCAGGCCCCGCCCCTGACGGTGTTCAGGGAGGACGAATATCAGGACACGGTTTCGCACCTGGCTTGA
- a CDS encoding hydrogenase iron-sulfur subunit produces the protein MNQEFEPAILAFVCNWCTYTAADLAGTSRMVQQPNVRLVRMMCTGMVDPKYVIKALLSGADGVLVSGCHPGDCHYINGNYKARRRVKLLNEILPQFGIDQRRLRLTWVGASEGNEFAATVNNFINEIRELGPLDVRGMAAL, from the coding sequence ATGAACCAGGAATTCGAACCTGCCATTCTGGCTTTTGTCTGCAACTGGTGCACCTACACCGCCGCCGATCTGGCCGGTACCTCGCGCATGGTGCAGCAGCCCAATGTCCGGCTTGTGCGCATGATGTGCACGGGCATGGTCGATCCCAAATATGTCATCAAGGCCCTGCTGTCCGGAGCCGACGGGGTGCTCGTCAGCGGCTGTCATCCTGGCGACTGCCATTACATCAACGGCAACTACAAGGCCCGGCGGCGGGTCAAGCTTTTAAACGAGATCCTGCCGCAGTTCGGCATCGACCAGCGGCGCCTGCGCCTGACCTGGGTCGGGGCCAGCGAAGGCAATGAATTTGCGGCCACGGTCAATAATTTCATCAATGAAATACGGGAGCTCGGCCCGCTGGACGTGCGCGGCATGGCAGCCCTTTAA
- a CDS encoding disulfide reductase produces MARRIGVYVCHCGSNIAGKVDCPDVAAFARGLKNVAVSRDYQFMCSDPGQDMIIRDISEHGLDRVVVASCSPRLHEKTFQKACARAGLNPYLMQHCCIREHCSWVTADKAEATAKAKHIVEAAVLRVRRHQELHSREVAVVPDVMVVGAGIAGIQAALDVARSGHRVILVEKSPSIGGHMAQFDKTFPTLDCAACISTPKMVAVAQEPNIDLLTWSEVEEVTGFVGNYTVTVRRKARYVREDICTGCGACLEKCPTKVVSEFEEGLGMRRAIYRNSPQAVPSTPVIDAEHCKMLTKGKCGVCQKTCPTGAIDFTQQDRREVYHVGSVILATGYDTMDPTPMSEYGFGRYPEVYTALQFERLNNAVGPTGGRILMKNGEAPKSVAIIHCVGSRDRNYHEYCSRTCCMYALKYDHLIKDKVGHGAEVYNFYIDMRCFGKGYEEFYRRVQDEGVTFVRGRPSEVVQENGRLVVVGEDTLLGTRLRVPVDMVVLCTAMEARPDTTEVARIFGVSQGRDGFFLEEHPKLGPVSTASDGIYLAGTCQGPKDIPDAVAHAAGGAAQALALAARGVVSISPTTSWINPDICVGCKMCIGLCPYSAIEFDERRHIAVINEAMCKGCGSCAGHCPSGAAQIKHFRQVQVFNEIDGLLDRKPDIMALIGDIYETANRAGA; encoded by the coding sequence AAGCGAGCATGGGCTGGACCGCGTGGTGGTGGCCTCCTGCTCGCCGCGTCTGCACGAGAAGACGTTCCAGAAGGCCTGCGCCAGAGCCGGGCTCAACCCCTACCTCATGCAGCACTGCTGCATCCGCGAACACTGTTCCTGGGTGACCGCGGACAAGGCCGAGGCCACGGCCAAGGCCAAACATATCGTCGAGGCTGCGGTGCTTCGGGTGCGTCGGCATCAGGAGCTTCATTCGCGCGAGGTGGCTGTGGTGCCGGATGTTATGGTCGTGGGCGCGGGCATCGCCGGTATCCAGGCCGCGCTCGATGTCGCCCGCTCCGGACACCGTGTCATCCTGGTCGAGAAGTCCCCGTCCATCGGCGGACACATGGCCCAGTTCGACAAGACTTTTCCCACCCTTGATTGCGCGGCCTGCATCTCCACCCCGAAGATGGTGGCCGTGGCCCAGGAGCCAAACATCGACCTGCTGACCTGGAGCGAGGTCGAGGAGGTCACGGGTTTTGTCGGCAACTACACGGTCACGGTGCGGCGCAAGGCCCGCTATGTGCGCGAGGACATCTGCACCGGTTGCGGGGCGTGTCTGGAGAAATGTCCGACCAAGGTCGTGAGCGAATTCGAGGAGGGCCTTGGCATGCGCCGGGCCATCTATCGCAATTCTCCCCAGGCCGTGCCCAGCACTCCGGTCATCGACGCCGAACACTGCAAGATGCTCACAAAAGGCAAATGCGGCGTGTGTCAGAAGACCTGTCCCACCGGAGCCATCGATTTCACCCAGCAGGACCGCCGGGAAGTCTACCATGTAGGCAGCGTGATCCTGGCCACGGGTTATGACACCATGGACCCCACCCCCATGAGCGAGTACGGATTCGGCCGCTACCCGGAAGTCTACACCGCCCTGCAGTTCGAACGCCTGAACAATGCCGTGGGCCCCACCGGCGGCAGGATTCTCATGAAGAATGGCGAGGCCCCGAAAAGCGTGGCCATCATTCACTGTGTCGGCAGCCGCGACAGGAATTATCACGAATACTGCTCGCGCACCTGCTGCATGTACGCCCTCAAGTACGACCACCTGATCAAGGACAAGGTCGGGCATGGCGCTGAAGTCTACAATTTCTACATCGACATGCGCTGTTTCGGCAAAGGGTACGAGGAATTCTACCGCCGCGTTCAGGACGAAGGGGTGACCTTCGTGCGCGGCAGACCTTCCGAGGTCGTGCAGGAGAACGGCAGGTTGGTCGTGGTCGGCGAGGACACCCTGCTCGGCACGAGGCTGCGCGTGCCCGTGGACATGGTTGTGCTGTGTACGGCCATGGAGGCCCGCCCCGACACCACGGAAGTGGCCCGCATCTTCGGCGTGTCCCAGGGCCGGGACGGATTTTTCCTCGAAGAACACCCCAAGCTCGGTCCCGTCTCCACCGCTTCGGACGGCATCTATCTGGCCGGGACCTGCCAGGGGCCCAAAGACATTCCCGACGCCGTGGCCCACGCCGCCGGTGGTGCGGCACAGGCCCTGGCCCTGGCTGCACGCGGAGTGGTGTCCATTTCCCCAACGACTTCCTGGATCAATCCCGACATCTGCGTCGGCTGCAAGATGTGCATCGGTCTGTGCCCGTACTCGGCCATCGAGTTCGACGAGCGCCGCCACATAGCGGTCATCAACGAGGCCATGTGCAAGGGTTGCGGCAGCTGCGCCGGGCACTGCCCGAGCGGCGCGGCCCAGATCAAGCACTTCCGCCAGGTGCAGGTCTTCAACGAGATAGACGGCCTGCTGGATCGCAAGCCGGACATAATGGCTCTGATTGGAGATATTTACGAAACCGCGAACCGTGCAGGGGCGTGA